A region from the Pseudomonadota bacterium genome encodes:
- a CDS encoding NADH-quinone oxidoreductase subunit D, which translates to MGPANGKLDEPPEPTHAFKPIGALTLRLLSAGLCGTEMELADEIVEDDETALELPGDPMRLNMGPSHPAMHGTIRMVLDLDGETVTEADVQPGYLHRGFEKSCERGTWNQVFPYADRLNYVSPMLNNVGFALVGEKLCGIEVPERGQYYRVILGELARITDHLTCNCASAMELGAMTPFFWMIKVREWIWDRLEKETGARMTHSFGRIGGMALPPTDDFKQDVRKVLPDVHNACSEVEALLLGNRIFIDRMQGVGVLPRERALGLGMTGPMLRSTGIAYDVRKDHPYLVYDRLDFDVPIGHDGDNWDRFMVRMEEIRQSVRIVEQALEQMPDDGPVSVSDPRLVFPDKQQVYNTIEATIAHFKLVMEGFRPPPGEVYSYTEGANGELGFFVVSDGSGTPYRVRVRPPCWFNMQGVRDMIVGDMLADIIPTFGSVNMIGGECDR; encoded by the coding sequence ATGGGTCCGGCGAACGGCAAGCTCGATGAGCCACCGGAACCAACGCATGCATTCAAACCGATCGGCGCTCTAACCCTCAGGTTGCTGAGCGCCGGCCTGTGCGGGACCGAAATGGAACTGGCTGACGAGATTGTCGAAGACGACGAGACCGCACTGGAGCTGCCGGGCGATCCCATGCGTCTGAACATGGGGCCGTCGCATCCCGCGATGCACGGCACCATTCGGATGGTGCTCGACCTCGACGGTGAAACGGTCACCGAAGCGGACGTCCAGCCGGGCTACCTGCACCGGGGATTCGAGAAATCCTGCGAGCGAGGCACGTGGAACCAAGTCTTCCCCTACGCAGACCGCCTCAACTACGTGTCACCGATGCTCAACAACGTCGGCTTCGCGCTCGTCGGCGAGAAGCTCTGCGGCATCGAAGTACCCGAGCGCGGCCAATACTACCGCGTGATCCTTGGCGAGCTCGCCCGTATCACCGATCACCTGACCTGCAACTGCGCCAGCGCCATGGAGCTCGGTGCGATGACACCGTTCTTCTGGATGATCAAGGTCCGTGAATGGATTTGGGACCGGCTCGAGAAGGAAACCGGAGCAAGGATGACCCACAGCTTCGGCCGCATTGGGGGCATGGCGTTGCCGCCCACGGACGACTTCAAGCAGGATGTGCGCAAGGTGCTGCCGGATGTGCACAATGCCTGTAGCGAGGTCGAGGCGCTGCTCTTGGGCAATAGGATCTTCATCGACCGGATGCAGGGTGTTGGCGTGCTTCCTCGCGAGCGCGCGCTCGGGCTCGGGATGACAGGCCCCATGCTGCGCTCCACTGGCATTGCGTACGACGTGCGCAAGGACCACCCGTACCTGGTCTACGACCGTCTCGACTTCGACGTGCCTATCGGCCACGACGGCGACAACTGGGACCGTTTCATGGTGCGGATGGAGGAGATCCGTCAGTCGGTTCGAATCGTGGAGCAGGCGCTCGAGCAGATGCCGGACGATGGCCCGGTTTCCGTTTCGGATCCACGCCTCGTGTTTCCGGACAAGCAGCAGGTCTATAACACCATCGAGGCCACGATCGCGCACTTCAAGCTGGTCATGGAAGGCTTCCGGCCGCCTCCGGGCGAGGTGTACAGTTATACCGAAGGGGCGAACGGCGAGCTCGGTTTCTTCGTGGTGTCCGACGGCAGCGGGACACCCTATCGAGTCAGGGTGCGGCCACCCTGTTGGTTCAACATGCAGGGTGTACGGGATATGATCGTTGGCGACATGCTGGCAGACATCATCCCGACTTTTGGGTCCGTCAATATGATCGGCGGCGAGTGCGACCGCTGA
- the nuoB gene encoding NADH-quinone oxidoreductase subunit NuoB, protein EAPRFSPRQSDVLWVVGTISQRQAPALRRIYDQMADPKWVIAFGTCASCGGFYDNYATVPGIDKIVPTDIYVPGCPPRPEAVLDGLMLLQEKISNGERAPRLVPPREVVRLAQLRSKSSLPRGDGTDGSGERQAR, encoded by the coding sequence CCGAAGCACCCCGCTTCAGCCCGCGTCAGTCGGATGTGCTGTGGGTGGTCGGAACTATCAGCCAGCGGCAGGCCCCAGCGCTTCGACGCATATACGATCAGATGGCGGATCCCAAGTGGGTCATCGCATTCGGCACCTGTGCCTCATGTGGGGGCTTCTACGACAACTACGCGACCGTGCCAGGTATCGACAAAATCGTGCCCACCGATATCTACGTCCCTGGGTGTCCGCCTCGCCCCGAAGCCGTGCTCGACGGCTTGATGTTGCTTCAAGAGAAGATCAGCAACGGAGAGCGCGCCCCCCGCCTGGTACCGCCGCGTGAAGTCGTGCGCCTGGCCCAGCTGCGGTCCAAGTCCTCCCTGCCACGTGGCGACGGCACGGATGGGTCCGGCGAACGGCAAGCTCGATGA